The Pseudoalteromonas translucida KMM 520 genome has a window encoding:
- a CDS encoding MFS transporter translates to MRATYISLLALFFSCFILLLGNGLLNVLLPVRMGLDGVDIDTIGMVLSLYFVGLLIGALYSINLIRRVGHIRMFAGCVALGAISVLMYSIYPSIILLAVMRVIIGFCNACAFTAMESWLSDSSTKQTRGKMLAVYNSVVLCGLFGGQFFMGLAEPQQSTLFVLVGILLCASVIPLIFSRHTGPTIQDVTAMPLLALYRISPLGVVTCFISGLIYSAIFNLLPVFALQYNIIEFQLSLYMGAAIFGAFLLQFPVGYFSDRYDRRSVLLILLCISVLADIAVVQFVSLNMIPALFIVTALTSGIIACTYPLSISEAFDRLKKSEMAAAMGSMILAFALGGIIGPYTTSVMMKEFGVNAMFYFMALVQLFLAVFVVYRMIKRPALPIDEQEVFVMQSPAISPAIEFDPRTEQEPESN, encoded by the coding sequence ATGCGAGCAACTTATATTTCATTACTAGCGTTATTTTTTAGCTGTTTTATTTTATTATTAGGTAATGGCTTACTCAATGTGTTACTTCCGGTACGTATGGGGCTTGATGGCGTAGATATAGATACTATAGGCATGGTTTTGTCGTTGTACTTTGTAGGCTTATTAATAGGGGCTCTTTATAGTATTAATTTGATTCGCCGAGTGGGGCACATTCGCATGTTTGCTGGATGTGTGGCACTGGGAGCTATTAGTGTACTTATGTATAGTATTTATCCCAGTATTATTTTGCTGGCAGTTATGCGCGTTATTATTGGTTTTTGTAATGCTTGCGCATTTACTGCTATGGAAAGTTGGTTAAGCGATAGCTCAACTAAACAAACCCGAGGTAAAATGCTTGCAGTGTATAATTCGGTTGTTTTGTGCGGCTTATTTGGTGGGCAGTTTTTTATGGGCTTAGCAGAGCCTCAACAATCTACATTATTTGTGTTGGTAGGAATATTACTATGTGCATCCGTTATCCCGTTAATATTTAGCCGCCATACCGGGCCGACTATTCAAGACGTAACCGCTATGCCCTTACTGGCTTTGTATCGCATTTCGCCATTAGGGGTAGTGACTTGTTTTATTTCTGGCTTGATTTACTCCGCCATTTTTAATCTACTGCCAGTGTTTGCACTGCAATACAATATTATTGAGTTTCAGCTTTCTTTGTATATGGGCGCAGCAATTTTTGGTGCGTTTTTATTGCAATTCCCAGTGGGTTATTTTTCAGATCGATACGACCGACGCTCAGTACTACTTATTTTATTGTGTATTTCGGTATTGGCCGATATTGCAGTAGTACAGTTTGTATCATTAAATATGATCCCGGCATTATTTATTGTTACCGCACTAACTAGTGGCATTATTGCGTGTACCTATCCGCTAAGTATTTCGGAAGCGTTTGATCGCTTGAAAAAAAGTGAAATGGCGGCCGCCATGGGCAGTATGATTTTGGCATTTGCCTTAGGTGGGATCATTGGACCTTATACAACGTCAGTTATGATGAAAGAATTTGGGGTCAATGCAATGTTTTACTTTATGGCATTGGTACAGCTTTTTCTCGCAGTTTTTGTGGTTTATCGTATGATTAAGCGCCCAGCACTGCCAATCGACGAACAAGAAGTGTTTGTAATGCAAAGTCCTGCAATTTCTCCGGCAATAGAATTTGACCCGCGTACAGAGCAAGAGCCCGAAAGTAACTAG
- a CDS encoding sulfite exporter TauE/SafE family protein, protein MLTDPLILILVLTLIAGAAALQSLLGFGLGVIAAPILVLIDPAFIPAPILLLGLGLSLLSVLNNKKNIQISCISIALCGRFMGSLLAVALLLLLPPLFFTILFSILIILCVLLTYSHWQISYSAKNLFIGGFFSGLAGTSTSIGGPPIAIVYQNSNASSVRAELSIFFLISTILSLFLLIVTGNFSYYQLQLALPLLPAVLFGFLLSRRLEKYFKAHYLKPAIALLSLSACALILFQVSHDLFNS, encoded by the coding sequence ATGCTCACCGACCCTTTAATTTTAATCCTTGTTTTAACCCTTATTGCTGGTGCTGCTGCACTGCAAAGTTTACTTGGTTTTGGCTTAGGGGTTATTGCTGCGCCAATTTTAGTATTGATTGATCCTGCTTTTATACCCGCCCCTATTTTGCTTTTAGGATTAGGCTTATCGCTATTAAGTGTACTAAATAATAAAAAGAACATACAGATTAGTTGTATTAGCATTGCTTTATGCGGGCGTTTTATGGGGTCGTTATTAGCTGTGGCACTATTGTTACTATTACCGCCGTTGTTTTTCACCATATTATTTTCAATATTAATTATACTGTGCGTGCTATTAACCTACAGTCATTGGCAAATTAGTTACTCAGCAAAAAATTTATTTATCGGTGGTTTTTTCTCTGGTCTCGCGGGGACTTCTACTTCGATTGGCGGGCCGCCTATCGCTATTGTGTATCAAAATAGTAATGCGAGTTCGGTACGTGCCGAGCTAAGTATATTCTTTTTAATATCAACTATTTTATCATTATTTTTATTAATAGTGACGGGTAACTTTAGTTATTATCAACTTCAGCTTGCATTGCCGTTATTACCCGCAGTGCTATTTGGATTTTTACTGTCTCGACGATTAGAAAAGTACTTTAAAGCTCACTATCTTAAACCCGCTATTGCGCTACTTTCTTTAAGCGCCTGCGCGCTAATTTTATTTCAAGTTAGTCACGATTTGTTTAACTCATAA